In Rissa tridactyla isolate bRisTri1 chromosome 5, bRisTri1.patW.cur.20221130, whole genome shotgun sequence, the sequence GTGGTTTGAGAGGCGGTCCTACCATCCCCGTGTCAGGCATAAAGCACGACAGCTCTATTTTAACaatatttgcaattaaaatactgcatttgtcCAAGCTGCCTAAATCCTCACGGTGTAAAGATCAGTTGCTTATTGGTCTCAGAGCAGCTAACGCACATTTAGAACTGAATTCacatctttttgaaataaaaccacaTATTTTGTGGTTACTTGTACTGACCGCACGGTACAGTTAGTTGCATCATTTTAATATCTGGATTGAGAAACTGGCGACTATCCAGAAGACAGAGCCCTAGATTTTTTCATTAATTGGAGGCTTGTCCGTGCTCCTGTGCTCATATTGTTTGTTCTCCCTTCCCAGCTGTATATTACTTGCTTGAGGCGGTACAATCGTTAAGTAACAAATAAAAGATCATTAACTGTTCTTTgtgtgggaagggggagaaacaTTCAAACACTCAAGAAGAAGATCCCCTCTGTGCCGCACACGCTTCGAGTGACGCACAGACACAAAGCAAATTTCAGTTGCATCCTTAAAATTTTTCCCACAAGATGTCAGTAACTCTGCAGTACAAGGGCTACCTGGGAGACACTGAAAATCTCTGCAAAGAAACTAACTTGCTGCAACAAATATAAAGCTGCCTCTCTGCAAGGACAAGCGTCTGGGCAGATGCCTAGGCAATACTGCAGCCGTGGGGAGCTTGGGAGGGATTTACTTGCCTTGAGACACAGCCGCTGAAATCAGgaggagagccaggacagccacGAGTTTGCCGTTCATGATTAGGGAGGAGTTTTTGGCTGGGTGGTTCAGCTCTGGTTCTGTGGAGCAGTGACCTCTCTTGTCCCAGAGGACTGCGGATGCCTGGTCCGGGCGATGCACGGGGCTTATATACGGTTTTGTGCCCAGCCTGTGTGCTCTGCGAGCACGGGGATTGCGTTAGAGGAATTTCCCAGATGGGGTAAAAATGAGTCACATGACTGTTGTGAAACGCCTTCCTAGATGACGAGGAATTATTCTGCTGAGAATGATATAATGTATTAATTGATTAAAATATTGATATAATAGCCACGCATTCCAATTTCTTTTGTAGATTTTTGtgaattttgtgctttttctAATGCGTACCCTTATTTAGTAATATAACTTCATGATGGTTTCAGTTACGTTTATGTTataagtttttattattttcttcagggTAATAACTGTTCTTCATAGGAATGCCAGATCTAGACTTGAGATATTTAGTTTCTTATCTCCATTCATGGTGATAGTTTCTACTTATCGTATTTTACACCAGTGGAAATCGGGCAGTGCTGAAAccactgaaaagcttttttcaGTGGGGTGAGGATTTTTACCTCAGCGTTGTTTTGACcttaatggttttatttttttgttcttttttcagttCAAGGGGCATCTTACAAAGTAAATTCACCTCTAATACTACCGGTTAGTAAAGGAATTGAGGCTGCGCTAATCAAAGCTTCCTGTGGGAGGCAGATACTAAATTCTGAAGGGCTTTGAAAATCATTTTTCATGTCACATGTGTTGAGGAATGATAAAGAGAGGAACCATTGAATGCAAACAAAATAGCATGACCTGCTGAACGCaactgcttttgtttcctttgtgtgTCTAGATAGTTTTAATAAGTCTTTGCTGTAATCTTTTTCACTGACCATAACCCTAGCTCTTAGCAAAGGGAAATAACATTACGTATTATGGCCCTGCTGTAGACGTTTCTGTTAAAGAACCTCATTGCACGAATgctcagtgtttatttttgttgctggTAGAGCTATTACCTTGCGAGGGAGACAATTTCAAGGGAAGACTTGGGCTCAAATGCCTATGGGTCGcttaaatgaaaatttctttttttaacctgtctGGAGTGCACATGATTAGGAGAAGCCATTCTGCTTCAGTGCCATAAAGACATTGTCCTTTTAACCATGATGACTTTTGCTGCGTCTCATCTCCAACCTCAGAGCTTCATGTGTCTGTCATCTGTGCCCAACTCTGAGTTAGTAAACACTCAATTAGCTTAACCTGTAAAGCATTATGAGTTATTTCtagtaataatttaataatttgcCCATAATTTATTATGGTTTATTGTGTGCCATTTGTCATTAACTTACTTGATAAAAGGAACTTTGTCATGAAGATTCATCTGTTTCTCATCACTGTCAGCTGGCCTGAGAAAAGATATCACCGAGTTTGTCTCTCCTATCTCTTACTGAGTGTTAAGTCAACAAAAGATACCGAGCCTGACTCCTAAGGGTGCTTCTCCTTAGCTGTATGTGTTAGAGAGCTTTACTGAAACATACGTTTAGTTCTCTGAAGGCGTGAAAAACAAGAGGATTTTACCAGGTACTGaaggttgtgttttgttgtttttgacgTTGTATATGTTATCTTAAATTAACAGAGGCGTTTCACTGGCGTCAGACTGTAGATGTTGGAGCTTTAACCAGTTTACTTGGAACGAGGTTTTGCTGAttcttttcttttgggttttctctctttctctctgtgcctctgcaTGTGTATGCACACACAGAGGGTAACTGAAATTATATTAGGGATCCCACTTTTCTTAATTACTATTTGCCGCTTTATTATCTCATTTTGGTGCGCACTGAAATGTCATTAAAGTtcaaggcaaaaaaggaaaattccccctcaaatcccCAAGTAAAACCAATGACTGCTTGTCCTCCTTCCTTCTAGACTCAACTGTTTCCTGCGTGTGGCAGTGAAGGATCTGCAGAAATCCCCGGGTCAAAAGCGAAGCCACAAGCTTTCTCTGCCTGTGTGATTAACCCTGCCCCGGAGCTAAGAGTAAGTATCTGTCTAAAAGAGCAGGATGTTTGCAATGAAAGGGAAATCCACTATGTTTTCTGAGAGCTAAAGCATCTCCTCTACCTGCACTCTTTCTCTGATGTGCCACAGTTTCATCGGGACTGCGTGAAAGGGGTGTAATAGGGATGATAGTGGTGTTAAAAGGTTGAAACATGAGATCAAGCCCAAAGGCTAGGCACTCCTGTGTTCCTGGGAGTGCCGTGCTTTGCCCAAGTTCTCCCTACATCCCTTCATCACTTTGCCCGGGATCTCGTCCCAGCCCCTGCCGATGGCAACTCCAAATCCATTATCCGAGGTTGGCAGCGTGTGTTTTCCTGCCAGCCGTCAGAGATGACTTGTGCAAATGGAATTGAGCTCCTTTTGAAGGGCAACGTCCCTGAGCGAGCCGATACCGCTGCAAGCAGAGACCTTCCATGCTTAAGCCAGTTAAAAACACGCTTGTACCCAACAAACCAACAGTTATGCAATAGTCTGATTACTGCTGAAAAGGGAAGTAAATCCCTCCCTTGCCTGTGTTTTAAGGCAGGGTATAGGATGTGTTTTCCGTGCTGCAGGATGGGAActagtggtttttctttttcatgactCATTGCTGTGTCTAACGAACACAAAAGTCAAAAGGGAATCTTTTGGGATCTTGACTGAGTCTTTGCATGTAGAGTCTTTGTGTGTAGCCAAGGACCCCCAAAGACAAGGGACATGGTGAGGGGGATTCAGGTGTTCTCTGGTGACCAAGACCATCATGAGGGATGGGGGAGAGCTGAGCTCCAGTCCCTTACTGTTTTGAGTCACCCCAATTCCAGAGGAAAACTCCAGCCTCTGGGCTGATAAAGTTACTCTCTATAAGAAAATTAAGAATCCGTCTTGTTTTAGGCAAATTCAAACCTCTCACTCGAGAAGTTCTGCACACAAGACCCCAAAAGCCCAGGAGACAAAGCCTTCGCTGGAACGAGTGTTCAGCCTGCGCAAGGTGAGCTCTGGCAACTCCTGTCTCCTCTCTACCAGCTACTCTTGTTCCCCAGGGAAAAAATCCCCCTCTCTTCTGAAACcacctccttttccccacagaggGCTTAGCACTCGCCTGCTGTTCCACTCGACCCGCAGAGAGCAGAAGGGGCAAATACAGGGGCTGGGAAATAATCGCTGCCGCTGCTCGGAAACTGGGCAgagtgctgtgcaaacactggTGGAAATTACAGCGAGGCAGATGCCTAAAAAGCAGAATGTCTGCTAAACCTCTGGGTTTTGACTTGCTATATGAGGAAGTGGtagcaaagaaaggagaaaaacttaggtcactttgtgattttttttcaaacgTGTGTCTAAATATAGATGGTTATGCGCCCTTAGTCACATCACGATAAGCGCCGGACTTTCCTGAATCCCTCTGGAATCACAAATAGCACTACAGCTTTGTAGCTGATTGGccttttaatttatgtatttataaatataatagTATAAGTATGTATTTATGTGATGGCATATTTATTTATGATAGATGTTTCAGCTCTGCTTGAAAACAGTTGATTCTGTATTGTAGCTTTCCATTAAAAATTGTTGTGGgttaaatgaaatgtttcatttgatCCAATTCAATATGAAAAGTCATTGACAATATTAATATAAGGTATCTAGTAATACTAGAAAATGATACATTAATATTCTTTATAATATTAACATAAAATACTAGCAAATGTCATCGaatattcatattaaaaataaaacccatctaCTTGGTATTAACAGAGGAGATACTAAGTCCAACTAGAGAACTGCTAGGGACCAGCAGCTGGGGTTTTACCTGCTGTGTGAAAGCTACCTTTACTGCTTTAGTTGCAGTTCCCTTTCATGAGTTTGGCAGGAAGCATTTTCTGACTGTGGAAGTAAGATATGGAAGTGGCGGGAGGAAACAAATGGTAAGTTTTACGAAGTTCGTGCTGGGAACTTTTGACTAAATTAGAAGCGGTGAGTAGACATAATATACGCCATGCATTCTTCTCCGACTCTTAGTATGTCGCTTGCTGTTGCCTTACAGTCTGCCTAAGCTACAGCCAACGCAGCTTGGCAGGTGGTagcctcctcctcccaccctgggGCTCGGAACACCCAGCTCCACAGGGCAGGCGGGGTATTTTTGCCTGCAGTCCTCCATTGCTCTGACCACGTACCCCTGGTGATTGCTGCTAGAATCTGCTCTTTAGCGCTTTCTAGCTTCAGAAACTAGGTTTATATTGCCAGGCATAAACAACGTGTAGCAAATCATTAATGGAAAACATCTTTAACACCCTTTTTGAATGTAGAAGGAAATTATCAATAAATGCAATGGGAATTAACACATTAAACCGATGTTTAGTCTTATAAGGAGTCTCCTGGACCCTTGAGCAGTAACATTTAACTTAATTAATATGTGAGGTGCAAAAtccttttgcaaagcaaaacctgagagaaaaaaatttgcaaaatatttcccattatattaaaataaataatgtgtccttttcttcagaaacatgaGTTCTAaacttctttttgtgtgtgtatatatatatatatagatgtacGTGTGTCTCTCTGCCTTCGTCTTCCTATCTATAAGTGGAAACTACAGCACCATAAACACCACTAAATGAGGACTGGTCAGCCTAGAATGCCTCATTTTTCTGTgagctttgttattttttcctatgTCAATCGCTTTGGCTGCTTCCTGCAGAGAGTTTCACCTGGTAGTTTATTGCCTAATGAGTGAGTCTCCTAAGGTCCTTCTTCGGTTCTTTACAGTTGAGCCTAGTCTTTGCTATTCCTCATTTAGCATCATCAGAATACTTCAGCTCATAGAAAGACCTTCCCAGACCACTTGTGGGTATGCCACACCAAATAGGGCAAGCTGGTGTAGGAAACCATGGGTGATGTCCCTTTACCAAAAAAAGCTGACCTTTTCATTCTGTCCTTCCTTTCTATGTATTCACCTGTTATGTACCCATTTCCCGTTTCCAAGGCTTCTTTCTTAGCCTCATTATTTCTAATGTTTGTTGAGTGTTGTGAAAGGATTTCAGAAAGACAATTTGACTATCTATACCTGTGGGGCACATCTGTGGGCTCGTTGTCACCTTCAAAGAACTGTAACAAGTGTGTGAGAGAAGACTTTCTTCAAAGCTACGCAGACTTTTCCTTATTATATGTTCATTCACTTGCTTACTAATAGTACCCCTCTATTTCTATTTTAAGTAAGGCCATTTAAGGGTAATGcatttcctcttgtttattcTTGCCCGTACAGCACTAAAACTCGTTCATTAAGCTTGAACTCCTTGATTCATCACAGCTAGAATTTTAGAGATAGACACAGCAAAGGAACTAGGTAGAATCAGCAACcgcctcagggaaaaaaaaataatcaaaagtagTAACGTAGCAGAAGTGTTGTTCTTTGACATTCTCATCAGCGTTTCCTGTCATTTCATATCCTTGAAAAACTCCAGCATGTATTTTCCCTTGACTTTTCTTTGATTGGTGACTCAATATTGTCTCTGGCCCTGTAATTAGATTAAGTATAAAGTGAATTCAGAAATCTATTAGTGAAACAATTACCATTCATACAAGCTACAGGGAGAGCAGTAGGTACTCACAAGTTGTTAATGACCTATTTTTATTGTATCAACCAGTTGACATATGTGCAAACACAAAAAATCCTGTGTTTACACAAGTACTACTCCAACAGAAAGGATTTCCATAAGCCTGTGTCCAAATTATGCGAAGCAGGGACATGATTGTCCCCATTTACAGAATTGAAAGCTAATAAGCTTAGACATGCCAGCTGTACATCTGAATTATACCCAGAAAGAGGAGGTGAGTCTTTTAGAGCTAGATTTTCGGAGTGTCAGACATGCCGCACGATCATGCTGTCTCTCGGCAGATGTTTAGGTGCATCATAGCTGTGGCCTTTCGGGTGGCTATGGGTCATGGGTGGCATCAAAGCTAGGAAACGATTTTGGTCCTCGGGCATTTAGAAGTATAGATTTAGAGAGAACTGCTGGAAAGAATTACTGATGCCAGAAGAGGGTGGTTTTCATGCCAAGAAATTAAAGCATGCCTTCTGAAAACAGCTTTCAGCTGAAGCTGCTGTAGTAAAGACAGTAACTTACCTGGCCCAAATAGCCTGTAGAGTGAGCCGGACCCAGGGAGCAGTGGGTTGCAGACACACTTGTCTGCCACCTTTCAGCGTAGCTCTGCCGAGAACCACACAGAGAAGTTAAGACCGGGGCATCCCTCCCACTCTCCTAATGATTTGACATTTAGCTTAGCTATTCATCAATTCAGTAACCGGAGAACGTGGTACGTGCTTTTGCTTATTAAACTTGTTTGATATTTTCCAGCTAGAATTTCTGAGAGAACTTGGGAAAAATGAGTTTCCTATACTTTTTCTATACTAGGGCATTtaagtttggggctttttttaatgaatggtGTCAATATAGGTGCTTATGATGCAATCTTTTTAATGAGCCTGATAAATTTTCTATTTGGTTTCTGTTCTCTATCTGGTCATAGTTTAGCAGATCTTTCAGGAACTTAATTatcttggaaactttttttttttaaactcaagccTGGCTGAAATTACCAATTACTATGAGGTGGAACTGAATGGCACGCAATGCTGCACCGAGGGTATGGCAATACAGGTATTATTGGCTTATGAAACCACAGGGAAAGTATAAAAAACCTGAAGGCTCCCTTCTGTTTACATGAGTGCATTGATCCAATTCATGTGGGTAGTTCCTGATGTGATTTTAACCGAAGCTtaccttgtcttttttctttgcactcaCATGGAATTTACCATTTAAGTTCCACACTCCTCGCGCAGGGAAATGCTCCGTACACAATTCTGACGTAGGGAATAACTTGCAGCGTTTCAAACTTGGCCACACACAGACCAAGTTAGTGGAAACCGTTTTAATTCATTTCAATGGAATCAAGATTTTGTCTCTGATTGATTCTTCATTGTCTAAATTATTAATCATGCCCTGAATGCGTATGGGGATCTAATTCTGTCCTCTGATGGTGGTCATCATTAGGATATTAGCATAGAGAGACTTTTAAAATACCCTCTGGAAGGGGCTTGTAACTCTGCAGGGAATCAGCTCATTGCTTTGGATAGAAGGCCTAATACCTTATATGTAGTGTCGATGAGGCTTTGCGAGGGATCTGTAGTTCCACCCAAAGTAAATAAGTAACTAGGGCGTGAAAAGCCAAGTCACTTCCTCCTACTGAAAGCAAGATGCTATTTTGCAAAAGTGCGCACATGATTTCCACATTTTTGCAGCAAGGTGCTCTTTGGCTTAATGTCACATCTGAATAGCCTTGGGAGGGATGAACTTGGAATGAGTGCTTCTGCACAAGCACTGGAAGCCTTTTGGCTCTGTCTTCGCCAGGGCCCTGCCTGTAGAACAACAATACGTTACATCTAGGTAGATGAACAATCTCATTATTTGCTCCTTTGAAGGAAAGAGTATTCCCTTCTGTCAGCCTTATTGTTGTTACTCAGACGCTCTGATTTCCTGAAGACTTTGAGATAAAATTAACTGCAtctgcacaacagcagcaggTGCATTTTCAGAGCTCTTGGTATACAGATGCATTTGAAGTTAAACTTGTATATTTCTAAGTGAAAATACCTAGATGTTGTCATTGTGCATTTGTGCCTGGCCAGATTCTACGCCTAAATTGCATCACTTGAACAAAGTAGGTTAACGTCATTAACTATGTCCACATATTGTTTACTAGTTTCTGCCATGATCATCTGCCCagattctttattttcttctgcaaattgcATAATTCTTGCTTTGAGGAAGCACCACCATCAACCCGCCTACCAAGAATTAAAGTACAAAGAGGAGAAACTTGtcatttggaaaagaagagaTGTATGGACACGTTTAGAAAAAAAGGTCCTGTCTTAACTGAGACATGTCTTAAAATCTGGGGTAAGGCATGTATTACGGCATAAGAATAAACCGATTTCCTGACAGAAATGTATTTCACCCCCAGAAACAGCCACAACATCCTAACAGATGCAAATACAaatgaagctttttatttctgagtgACAGTTTAATGAAGATGCACATCGCCTGAAAAAAGTCAACAGGAACAGAGCATAAGCCCACTTGCATTTGCGTATTTATTATATAGTATAATAGATAGataaatatattacatttattcATTGGTTATGTGAGTTTTAAGAAATCATTTTCTCACCTTCTGACTCCGTCATTAAGACCAGATAGAGAACCAAAGCAACAGCCAGAGATTTGCCATCCGTTGCTGCGCAGAAGTTTTCCTGTTGACAGGCGTCCTGCGCTGGTTCTCTTTCCCACCATGTTTTATCCTGGAAAGGTGCGTTCCCAGCAGCCTCCTTGCTCAACAAGTGCTCTCCAGCACAACATGGGGATCTGTACACACTGGTTTCCCAATACATGACAGTGTCGCATAATAAATCCACATCTTGGCACAGGCCGTTCAGTGGCACTTCAGAATTCCCTGAATTACTTCTGCTGctgtatatttttaatgatttctttaaatTGTGATTATTATCCATCACTTTCTGTTTGCACTTCTTTATGGGACGTTAGTTTTAAGCAGTTTTAAGCTTGGAAATCAACACAGCATTAACAGGCATCCCCCCAACCTGAAATAAAGagactttcttcctccctctctgaaTGTAGAATTTCTGTTCAGCTCTTTGCATTGAGTTTAAATGCCTTGTGCAAAAACTTTTACCCAATATAATTATGGAAACTTTTCATCCCAGTCTTTTGGACTATATTTTGGTATGACTCCAAAGTGAAGGCAAGATATAAGTAGTCTCTATTGTTCTCTGAAAGGAATTTGTCTTTATCAGTTCGGCTAAAAGGATTTAGATGCTTAATTCTGTACTGAAAAGCTTCGCTAGTCGCTGAACAGGAAATGGTGAGCTTAAAATGACTGAGACATTGTCACCTAAGTCACTTAAGCTCTTCGGAAAATTTCATTTGTTTAGAATAGGAGAAGAGAAAGTATCTGACAATGAGAGCTGTGATAACACCTGATTAAAACAAGCACTTAGGAAGTTATTTGTCTTTCTTTCTAAGCTCATGCGTCTAGAATAATCATAGGTGTTTAAAACATCTCATAAGTGAAATCTCTGAAGTATTCCTCAGGAATCCCTTTCTAGAGCGTGTGCGGTTTAGTCATTGGCATACCGGATATTCTTATTTttgtgaggggaagaaaaggtgGTCTCAAGGAAAGACGGTGGGCCAAATTGTGATCTGGTAGAATATGTTGTCCAAGGGAATTCAAGTACTTTGCTAAAATTGAGAAAGCAATTGGGTTTTGAAAAGAAGGAGCCTGCCATTCACATATGCCTGGGTACTGTACGTAGGGGAGATGGCAGTTTATCCTGGACATACACAGTCTCTGGCACTGGGGAGCAGGACAACATTTTGGGATTGTTAACTAGTTCATAACTAGTGTCTCAGCGTGAAAATTTTTTACCAGGAGAATTAGTAATTTCATGGAGTCCGAGTTTGCTTTGGAGAGA encodes:
- the LOC128910729 gene encoding LOW QUALITY PROTEIN: uncharacterized protein LOC128910729 (The sequence of the model RefSeq protein was modified relative to this genomic sequence to represent the inferred CDS: inserted 1 base in 1 codon); protein product: MDNNHNLKKSLKIYSSRSNSGNSEVPLNGLCQDVDLLCDTVMYWETSVYRSPCCAGEHLLSKEAAGNAPFQDKTWWEREPAQDACQQENFCAATDGKSLAVALVLYLVLMTESEGRALAKTEPKGFQCLCRSTHSKFIPPKAIXDVTLSQRAPCCKNVEIIATLKGGRQVCLQPTAPWVRLTLQAIWARARDNIESPIKEKSRENTCWSFSRI